The following DNA comes from Longimicrobium sp..
CCGGGGCACGGGCGACTAAAGTCGCTGCAACAACCACACGAAGTCCGCCTGCGCGGACTGGCTTGCTTTTGTGCACCGGACACTGTCGTGCGCGTCCGTGTTCGTGGTGCAAACCGACAGGACCCTCGTATTCGGGTGAAGCCCCGAGCGGGACGCGACAAGCGGTCCGAATCGGGGCTTCCCGCCATGGTGGCCGGCTTCCCTTGAACTGAACGGGTTTGGGGTGGGCGCGACCTGGTGCGTTCCGACGAGTGTGTGGCGGATCCCTCAGTCGCTGCGAACGATGGTGTGCGTGCGAGTATGCCGGGGTCGCTCCATCGGGATCACAACGCGCGCTTGGAGATTCCATCCGCGACCCGTCTCGCCCAACCGGGGTACAGAATCCCGTATACTTCGGGTGGTGGCGGGTCGGGGAACGTTGCACCGTCGCGGACCGCGCCCTAGTTTGCCCCACTCGCAGTAACCCCGGCCCGGCCCGCTGCTTGCGGGCCGCCCGCCGGGCCGTGATCCTGGAGGCGGGGCCGCGAGAACGCGCGCTCCGCCTCGCCGCACCCGTCGGCAAACGGTGGGGCCCGGCCCCACGGAGCAGTGATATGAGCGCCATCACCACGCCCGACGTCCCCGCCCGCGGCTACGCGCCCCAGGGCAAGGACAACGGAATCGTCAAGAGCAAGGGCACCGTCAACCTTCCGGCCCCCACCGGCGGCGAGGCGGTGCCTCACCGCGCCCGCAAGCCCGAGTGGCTGAAGGTGCGCGCGCCCGGCAGCCCCAACTACCTGCGCCTCAAGGACCTGATGCGGTCGCAGGGGCTGCACACGGTGTGCGAGGAAGCGCACTGCCCCAACATCGGCGAGTGCTGGGAAAGCGGCACCGCCACGTTTATGATCCTGGGCGACGTGTGCACCCGCGCCTGCAAGTACTGCGCGGTCGCCCATGGCCTGCCGACGGAGCTGGACTGGGACGAGCCGCGCCGCGTGGCGGATTCCGTCGTGACCATGGGGCTGGAGCACGCGGTGATCACCTCCGTCAACCGCGACGAGCTCAATGACGGCGGCGCCGCGATCTACGCCGAGTGCATCCGGCAGATCCACGAGCGCGTTCCCGGCTGCTCCGTCGAGGTGCTGATCCCCGACCTCAAGGGCAACGAGGACGCACTGCGGGTCGTGGTCGAGGCGCGCCCGGCGATCCTGGCCCACAACATCGACACCGTCGAGCGGCTGGCGAAGGCGCTGCGCCCGGGCGCGCGCTACTGGCGCAGCATCTCGTTCCTGGGCGCCGTCAAGCGGATGAACCCGGCGCAGCTCACCAAGAGCGCCATCATCCTGGGGATGGGGGAGACGGAAGACGAGATCTACCAGTCGATGAAGGACCTGCGCGAGGCCTCGGTCGACATCCTTACGCTGGGCCAGTACCTGCGCCCGTCGGAGCACCACGTGCCGCTGGACCGCTGGGTGCATCCCGACGAGTTCCGCCGCTGGAAGGAGATCGGCGAGGGCGAGCTGGGCTTCGGACACGTGGAAAGCGGGCCGCTGGTGCGCTCGTCGTACCACGCCAAGGAGCAGGCGCGCACCATCGACGCGGGCGGGCCGGGAAGCATCACGCAGATCGTTGACGCCGACGTGGACTCCGACGTGCAGATCGACGCGTCCGAAGCCGCCCTGCGCGCCGCGATGGTTCGGCCCCCCGCGCCGCGCCTGGTCCAGATCGGTGGGCTGTAGTTCGCGTGGCGGAACAGCGCCTGCGGGCGTACGTGGACACCTCTGTATTCGGAGGCTGCTTCGATTCCAAGTTCGAGCTTGCGTCGCGACGCTTGTTCGGGCGGTTCCGGTCTGGTGAGTACGTGCTGGTGATTTCCGACGTGACCGTCAGGGAATTGGAATCCGCGCCCGACGCGGTGCAGGAGGTACTGCGGCAGGTGCCGCTGGCGAACATGGAGCGCTGGCCGATCAGTGCCGAGGCCGAGCAGCTCGCCGAGCGCTACCTCGCCGAAGGTGTGATCCCGAAGCGGCTGTGGTTCGATGCGCAGCACATCGCCCTGGCCACGCTGTCGCGGGTGGACGTGCTGGTCAGTTGGAACTTCAAGCACATGGTGAACTTCCAGCGCGTCCGTGGCTATAATGCCGTGAATTCCCGGTTGGGGTATCCGCCGATCGAGATTCGTACGCCGCAGGAGGTGGGTGCTTATGAAGACTGAACCACAGATCGACTGCGTGGCGCTGATGCGGGAGATCCGCGACAGGTTGAACGACGAGGTCGCGGGGCTGACACCCGAGCAGCGCCGGGAATACATCCGGCGCTCCGCGGAGAGGGTGCGGCGGGATCTGCCGCTGCCGGACTATCCGGCCGGTGCCCAAGGCCAGCTGAAGCGGGCGGCACTTTGACGCTCCCTCGACGACCCGCCATGGTCCGGCGCTCCACGCCGCGGCTGGTGCAGATCGGCGGATTGGGCTGATGCAGGCGCTCTCGTCCGACGTGCGTGTCACCATTGACGAGTACCTGGACGGGATCGAACTCGCGGAGGAGTTCCGCGAGTACGTGGACGAACGCGTGCGGATCGTCCCGCCCACGACCCTCGAGCACGCGCTCCTGGTGAGCAGCATCGGCACTGTCCTGGACCGCGCGGCGCGGCGGCAAGGATGTCGAATTCTGCGTCGCGGGATGTTGATCGGAGCGGCGGGCGACGTGTTTTCCCCTGACGTGATGGCGTACGGGGGAAAGGCTCAACTGGCGCATCATGGGGACACCGATCTGCTCCTGAACCCCGTCCTGCTGGTCGAGATTGTTTCGCCGGAAAGTTGGGGGTACGAGCGCGGAAGGAAGTGGCAGGGCTATCGCAGCATCGCGTCGCTGCAGGAGTACCTGCTGGTGGCAGAGGACGCGCCGCGGGTGGAGCGCTTCACGCGCCACGGGGAGCATTTCTGGCTGTATGGCGAAACGACGGGCCTGGACGGCGAGATCCAGCTGGAATCGTTGAACGTTACGCTGAAGCTGGCCGACATCTACGACGGCGTGCTCTCGGCAGATTCGGGAAGAGAAGAGTGATGGCAGACGAAAACACGCAGGACATCGCGCACGCGGAAGACCAGGCGCCCGAGGCGGCGGTGCAGGAGGCCGCGCCCGACCGCGAGGCGATGACGGCCGAAAAGCCGGCGCTGAGCGACGAGGAGCGGCTGCAGGGGCTGGAGCCCGACAAGCTGCGCAAGATGATGTACGACATGCTGCTGGCTCGCCGCTTCGAGGAGAAGGTTGCCGAGGCGTACGCGCTGGGCAAGATCGGCGGCTTCTGCCACCTGTACATCGGCCAGGAGGCCGTCGCCGTGGGCGCCATCCATGCGCAGACGCCCGACGATTACGTGATGACCGCCTACCGCGAGCACGTGCACGCGCTGCAGTGCGGTGTGACCCCGGGCGCGGTGATGGCCGAGCTGTACGGCCGCGCCGACGGCTGCAGCAAGGGCAAGGGCGGCAGCATGCACATGTTCGACGCCGAAAAGAACTACCTGGGCGGCCACGGCATCGTGGGCGGGCAGATTCCGCTGGCGCTGGGCGTGGCGTGGAAGATCAAGTACCGCCAGGAAGAGCGCGTCATCCAGGTGTACTGCGGCGAGGCGGCGGTGAACCAGGGCGCGTTCCACGAGTCGCTGAACATGGCGGCGCTGTGGAAGGTGCCCATGATCCTGATTGTCGAGAACAACCGCTTCGGCATGGGCACCGCCTGGGAGCGCGCGTCGTCGCTGTACGACATCTACCAGAAGGCCACGGCCTACGCCATGCCGAGCGCAGTGGCGGACGGCATGGACGTGCTGGACATGTACCGCGTTACCAAGGAGGCCGTGGACCGCGCCCGCGCCGGCGGCGGCCCCACGCTCATCGAGGCGCGCACCTACCGCTTCGTGGGCCACTCCATGTCCGACCCGGTCTCCGGCGTGTACCGCACGAAGGAGGACGTGGAGAAGGAAAAGGGCAATGACCCCATCCGCATCTTCGCCGACCTGCTGGCGCGCCAGAACATCCTGAGCCAGGAAGAGCTGGAGCAGATGGATGAAGAGGTGAAGCGCGTCTCGGAAGAGTCCGCCGACTTCGCCGAAAAGTCGCCGGAGCCCGCCGTGGACGAGCTCTACACCGAGATCTACGCAACCGAGGACGTCAACGGACGCCTCTACTTCGACGGGAGGCGCTGAGGCATGGCCGTCATTACGTATCGTGAGGCCCTGAACCAGGCGCTCGCGGAGGAGATGGAGCGCGATCCGGACGTGTTCCTGATGGGCGAGGAAGTGGGCGTGTACAACGGCGCCTACAAGGTTTCCAAGGGGCTGCTGGAAAAGTTCGGCGAAATGCGCGTGGTCGACACGCCCATCACCGAGCTGGGCTTCGCGGGGCTGGGCGTGGGCGCGGCCATGACGGGCGTGCGCCCGGTGATTGAGTTCATGACCTGGAACTTCGCCATCCTGGCGTTCGACCAGATCTTCAACTCGGCCGCGAAGATGCGCTCCATGAGCGGCGGCCAGTTTAAGATGCCCATCACCTTCCGCGGCCCCACCGGCGCCGCGCTCCAGCTGGCTGCGCAGCACTCCCAGGCGCTGGAGTCGCAGGTGGCCCACTACCCGGGCGTGAAGGTGGTGGTCCCCGGTACCCCGGCCGACGCCAAGGGGCTGCTGAAGGCCGCCATCCGCGACGACGACCCGGTGTGCGTCTTCGAGGGCGAAATGCTGTACAACCTCAAGGGCGAGGTGCCCGAGGACGACGACTTCATCATTCCGCTGGGCGTGGCCGACCTCAAGCGCCAGGGCAGCGACGTGTCGATCATCACGCACGGCAAGATGATCCACGTGGCGCTGCAGGCCGCCGCGCAGCTGGAAAAGAACGGCATCGACGCCGAGGTGCTGGACCTGCGCAGCCTTCGCCCGCTGGACACCGACGCCATCCTGGCCACCGTCGCCAAGACCAACCGCGTGGTGCTGCTGGAAGAGGGCTGGGCCTTCGGCGGCATCACGGCCACCATCGCCGCGCTGATCCAGGAAGAGGCGTTCGATCACCTGGATGCCCCGGTGCTGCGCGTCACCCAGGCCGACGTGCCCATGCCGTACGCCAAGGCCATGGAGCGCGCCGCCAAGCCGAGCGTCGAGATGGTGATCCAGAAGGTGAACCAGGTTCTCTACAGGTAAGCAGTGCGAAAGTGCGAAGGTGCGAAAGTGCGAAAGTCGGCACTCTCGCACTCTCGCACTCTCGCACTTTCGCACTTCTGAACCGAGCAG
Coding sequences within:
- a CDS encoding pyruvate dehydrogenase complex E1 component subunit beta, producing MAVITYREALNQALAEEMERDPDVFLMGEEVGVYNGAYKVSKGLLEKFGEMRVVDTPITELGFAGLGVGAAMTGVRPVIEFMTWNFAILAFDQIFNSAAKMRSMSGGQFKMPITFRGPTGAALQLAAQHSQALESQVAHYPGVKVVVPGTPADAKGLLKAAIRDDDPVCVFEGEMLYNLKGEVPEDDDFIIPLGVADLKRQGSDVSIITHGKMIHVALQAAAQLEKNGIDAEVLDLRSLRPLDTDAILATVAKTNRVVLLEEGWAFGGITATIAALIQEEAFDHLDAPVLRVTQADVPMPYAKAMERAAKPSVEMVIQKVNQVLYR
- the lipA gene encoding lipoyl synthase; its protein translation is MSAITTPDVPARGYAPQGKDNGIVKSKGTVNLPAPTGGEAVPHRARKPEWLKVRAPGSPNYLRLKDLMRSQGLHTVCEEAHCPNIGECWESGTATFMILGDVCTRACKYCAVAHGLPTELDWDEPRRVADSVVTMGLEHAVITSVNRDELNDGGAAIYAECIRQIHERVPGCSVEVLIPDLKGNEDALRVVVEARPAILAHNIDTVERLAKALRPGARYWRSISFLGAVKRMNPAQLTKSAIILGMGETEDEIYQSMKDLREASVDILTLGQYLRPSEHHVPLDRWVHPDEFRRWKEIGEGELGFGHVESGPLVRSSYHAKEQARTIDAGGPGSITQIVDADVDSDVQIDASEAALRAAMVRPPAPRLVQIGGL
- a CDS encoding type II toxin-antitoxin system VapC family toxin encodes the protein MAEQRLRAYVDTSVFGGCFDSKFELASRRLFGRFRSGEYVLVISDVTVRELESAPDAVQEVLRQVPLANMERWPISAEAEQLAERYLAEGVIPKRLWFDAQHIALATLSRVDVLVSWNFKHMVNFQRVRGYNAVNSRLGYPPIEIRTPQEVGAYED
- a CDS encoding Uma2 family endonuclease, coding for MQALSSDVRVTIDEYLDGIELAEEFREYVDERVRIVPPTTLEHALLVSSIGTVLDRAARRQGCRILRRGMLIGAAGDVFSPDVMAYGGKAQLAHHGDTDLLLNPVLLVEIVSPESWGYERGRKWQGYRSIASLQEYLLVAEDAPRVERFTRHGEHFWLYGETTGLDGEIQLESLNVTLKLADIYDGVLSADSGREE
- the pdhA gene encoding pyruvate dehydrogenase (acetyl-transferring) E1 component subunit alpha; translation: MADENTQDIAHAEDQAPEAAVQEAAPDREAMTAEKPALSDEERLQGLEPDKLRKMMYDMLLARRFEEKVAEAYALGKIGGFCHLYIGQEAVAVGAIHAQTPDDYVMTAYREHVHALQCGVTPGAVMAELYGRADGCSKGKGGSMHMFDAEKNYLGGHGIVGGQIPLALGVAWKIKYRQEERVIQVYCGEAAVNQGAFHESLNMAALWKVPMILIVENNRFGMGTAWERASSLYDIYQKATAYAMPSAVADGMDVLDMYRVTKEAVDRARAGGGPTLIEARTYRFVGHSMSDPVSGVYRTKEDVEKEKGNDPIRIFADLLARQNILSQEELEQMDEEVKRVSEESADFAEKSPEPAVDELYTEIYATEDVNGRLYFDGRR